In one window of Arachis ipaensis cultivar K30076 chromosome B06, Araip1.1, whole genome shotgun sequence DNA:
- the LOC107645917 gene encoding heparan-alpha-glucosaminide N-acetyltransferase isoform X1, which yields MAEIKGDHRLNVSEAVPSDDSDKKPPKTKRVASLDIFRGLTVALMVLVDDAGGQWPMIGHAPWNGCNLADFVMPFFLFIVGMAIPIALKRIPNKLVAVKKVIVRTIKLIFWGLLLQGGFSHAPDELTYGVDMKRIRWCGILQRIALAYLVVAMVEIFSRSAQARDPELAPSHLSIFKSYYWHWVVAACILTIYLALLYGIYVPDWSFTVHNPDSIYNGTTFTVKCGVRGKLDPPCNAVGYIDREVLGINHMYKHPAWKRSQACTEKSPFEGPFRKNAPSWCYAPFEPEGILSSISAILSTIIGLHFGHVLIHMQDHLSRLKHWILLGLSLLASGLILHFTHAIPLNKQLYTLSYVCVTSGAAALIFSAFYTMVDIWGLKLWFMPLKWIGMNAMFVYVMAAEGIFAGFINGWYYDHPHNTLVYWIQKHVFIKVWHSTKVGILLYVIFAEILFWAVVAGILHLFGIYWKL from the exons ATGGCGGAAATCAAAGGCGACCATAGACTCAATGTTTCGGAAGCAGTACCGTCTGATGATTCCGACAAGAAACCGCCAAAGACAAAGCGCGTTGCGTCGCTAGACATCTTCCGAGGTCTCACTGTTGCG TTAATGGTGTTAGTTGATGATGCTGGAGGACAATGGCCGATGATTGGTCACGCGCCATGGAATGGTTGCAATCTTGCCGATTTTGTCATGCCTTTCTTTTTGTTCATTGTTGGCATGGCCATTCCAATTGCTCTCAAG AGAATACCAAATAAACTTGTAGCTGTGAAAAAGGTCATAGTTAGAACAATCAAACTCATATTCTGGGGTCTCCTCTTACAAG GTGGTTTCTCACATGCTCCCGACGAACTAACATATGGAGTTGACATGAAACGAATAAGGTGGTGTGGCATTCTTCAG AGAATTGCGCTAGCATATTTGGTTGTAGCAATGGTGGAGATATTTTCAAGAAGTGCACAAGCTAGAGATCCAGAACTGGCACCCTCCCACCTTTCAATATTCAAATCATACTATTGGCATTG gGTGGTGGCTGCATGTATACTTACCATTTATTTGGCTTTACTTTATGGAATTTATGTTCCAGATTGGAGTTTCACTGTCCATAATCCAGATAGCATATATAATGGAACAACTTTTACT GTGAAATGTGGAGTCAGAGGGAAATTAGATCCCCCTTGTAATGCTGTGGGATACATAGACAGAGAGGTGCTTGGAATCAACCACATGTATAAGCATCCAGCTTGGAAGAGATCACAA GCTTGCACCGAGAAATCACCTTTCGAAGGGCCATTTAGGAAAAACGCTCCCTCATGGTGTTATGCTCCTTTTGAGCCAGAAGGAATTCTAAG CTCAATATCAGCTATTCTGTCCACAATCATTGGATTGCATTTTGGACATGTACTCATACACATGCAG GATCATCTTTCAAGACTGAAGCACTGGATTCTCTTGGGTTTATCTCTTCTTGCTTCAGGACTTATTCTTCACTTCACTCATG CCATTCCTCTGAATAAGCAATTGTATACACTAAGCTATGTTTGTGTAACATCTGGAGCAGCAGCATTAATATTTTCAGCCTTCTATACAATG GTTGATATTTGGGGCTTGAAACTATGGTTCATGCCTTTGAAATGGATTGGCATGAATGCCATGTTTGTGTACGTTATGGCAGCTGAGGGCATCTTTGCAGGATTCATCAATGGATGGTATTATGATCACCCTCATAATACACTG GTATATTGGATCCAAAAGCATGTGTTCATCAAGGTGTGGCATTCAACCAAAGTTGGGATTCTGCTTTATGTAATATTTGCTGAGATCCTATTCTGGGCCGTTGTCGCAGGCATCTTGCACCTATTCGGCATATATTGGAAgctttaa
- the LOC107645918 gene encoding 26S protease regulatory subunit 6A homolog: MASAMVEDTNLEDDQLANMTTDDIVRASRLLDNEIRILKEELQRTNLELESYKEKIKENQEKIKLNKQLPYLVGNIVEILEMNPEDEAEEDGANIDLDSQRKGKCVVLKTSTRQTIFLPVVGLVDPEKLKPGDLVGVNKDSYLILDTLPSEYDSRVKAMEVDEKPTEDYNDIGGLEKQIQELVEAIVLPMTHKERFQKLGVRPPKGVLLYGPPGTGKTLMARACAAQTNATFLKLAGPQLVQMFIGDGAKLVRDAFQLAKEKSPCIIFIDEIDAIGTKRFDSEVSGDREVQRTMLELLNQLDGFSSDDRIKVIAATNRADILDPALMRSGRLDRKIEFPHPTEEARARILQIHSRKMNVHPDVNFEELARSTDDFNGAQLKAVCVEAGMLALRRDATEVNHEDFNEGIIQVQAKKKASLNYYA; this comes from the exons ATGGCGAGCGCCATGGTAGAGGATACCAACTTGGAAGATGATCAGCTGGCCAACATGACCACCGATGACATCGTCAGAGCTTCTCGTCTTCTCGACAATGAAATTCGCATTCTCAAG GAAGAGCTGCAGAGGACGAATCTCGAATTGGAATCTTACAAGGAGAAGATCAAAGAAAACCAGGAGAAGATTAAGCTCAATAAACAGTTGCCCTACCTCGTTGGCAACATTGTCGAG ATACTTGAAATGAACCCAGAAGATGAGGCAGAAGAAGATGGTGCCAATATTGATCTTGACTCCCAAAGGAAAGGAAAATGTGTTGTGCTAAAGACGTCTACTCGACAG ACTATCTTTCTACCTGTTGTTGGTCTTGTTGACCCTGAAAAGCTAAAACCTGGTGATCTGGTTGGTGTTAACAAAGATAGTTACTTAATTTTGGATACCCTGCCTTCTGAGTATGATTCTCGAGTTAAGGCTATGGAAGTTGATGAAAAGCCAACAGAGGACTACAATGACATTGGTGGATTGGAGAAGCAG ATCCAAGAACTAGTTGAAGCCATTGTTTTGCCAATGACCCACAAGGAGCGGTTCCAGAAATTGGGAGTTCGTCCACCAAAGGGAGTTCTCTTATATGGACCTCCAGGAACTGGGAAAACTTTAATGGCCCGTGCTTGTGCAGCACAAACAAATGCCACTTTCCTGAAGTTGGCAGGTCCACAACTTGTGCAA ATGTTCATAGGAGATGGAGCAAAACTTGTCCGTGATGCCTTTCAGCTTGCAAAAGAGAAGTCTCCATGCATTATATTCATAGATGAAATTGATGCAATTGGAACCAAGCGTTTTGATAG TGAAGTAAGTGGAGACAGGGAGGTACAACGAACAATGTTAGAGTTGCTGAATCAGCTGGATGGTTTTAGTAGTGATGACCGGATTAAG GTCATTGCCGCAACAAACCGTGCAGATATTCTTGATCCTGCTCTTATGCGTTCTGGTAGATTGGACCGAAAAATTGAGTTCCCACACCCAACTGAAGAAGCAAGAGCCCGAATTCTGCAG ATCCATTCTCGGAAGATGAATGTTCACCCAGATGTCAACTTTGAAGAATTAGCTAGGTCTACAGATGATTTCAATGGAGCACAACTTAAAGCTGTCTGTGTTGAGGCTGGCATGTTGGCCCTA
- the LOC107645917 gene encoding heparan-alpha-glucosaminide N-acetyltransferase isoform X2 codes for MQLMVLVDDAGGQWPMIGHAPWNGCNLADFVMPFFLFIVGMAIPIALKRIPNKLVAVKKVIVRTIKLIFWGLLLQGGFSHAPDELTYGVDMKRIRWCGILQRIALAYLVVAMVEIFSRSAQARDPELAPSHLSIFKSYYWHWVVAACILTIYLALLYGIYVPDWSFTVHNPDSIYNGTTFTVKCGVRGKLDPPCNAVGYIDREVLGINHMYKHPAWKRSQACTEKSPFEGPFRKNAPSWCYAPFEPEGILSSISAILSTIIGLHFGHVLIHMQDHLSRLKHWILLGLSLLASGLILHFTHAIPLNKQLYTLSYVCVTSGAAALIFSAFYTMVDIWGLKLWFMPLKWIGMNAMFVYVMAAEGIFAGFINGWYYDHPHNTLVYWIQKHVFIKVWHSTKVGILLYVIFAEILFWAVVAGILHLFGIYWKL; via the exons ATGCAGTTAATGGTGTTAGTTGATGATGCTGGAGGACAATGGCCGATGATTGGTCACGCGCCATGGAATGGTTGCAATCTTGCCGATTTTGTCATGCCTTTCTTTTTGTTCATTGTTGGCATGGCCATTCCAATTGCTCTCAAG AGAATACCAAATAAACTTGTAGCTGTGAAAAAGGTCATAGTTAGAACAATCAAACTCATATTCTGGGGTCTCCTCTTACAAG GTGGTTTCTCACATGCTCCCGACGAACTAACATATGGAGTTGACATGAAACGAATAAGGTGGTGTGGCATTCTTCAG AGAATTGCGCTAGCATATTTGGTTGTAGCAATGGTGGAGATATTTTCAAGAAGTGCACAAGCTAGAGATCCAGAACTGGCACCCTCCCACCTTTCAATATTCAAATCATACTATTGGCATTG gGTGGTGGCTGCATGTATACTTACCATTTATTTGGCTTTACTTTATGGAATTTATGTTCCAGATTGGAGTTTCACTGTCCATAATCCAGATAGCATATATAATGGAACAACTTTTACT GTGAAATGTGGAGTCAGAGGGAAATTAGATCCCCCTTGTAATGCTGTGGGATACATAGACAGAGAGGTGCTTGGAATCAACCACATGTATAAGCATCCAGCTTGGAAGAGATCACAA GCTTGCACCGAGAAATCACCTTTCGAAGGGCCATTTAGGAAAAACGCTCCCTCATGGTGTTATGCTCCTTTTGAGCCAGAAGGAATTCTAAG CTCAATATCAGCTATTCTGTCCACAATCATTGGATTGCATTTTGGACATGTACTCATACACATGCAG GATCATCTTTCAAGACTGAAGCACTGGATTCTCTTGGGTTTATCTCTTCTTGCTTCAGGACTTATTCTTCACTTCACTCATG CCATTCCTCTGAATAAGCAATTGTATACACTAAGCTATGTTTGTGTAACATCTGGAGCAGCAGCATTAATATTTTCAGCCTTCTATACAATG GTTGATATTTGGGGCTTGAAACTATGGTTCATGCCTTTGAAATGGATTGGCATGAATGCCATGTTTGTGTACGTTATGGCAGCTGAGGGCATCTTTGCAGGATTCATCAATGGATGGTATTATGATCACCCTCATAATACACTG GTATATTGGATCCAAAAGCATGTGTTCATCAAGGTGTGGCATTCAACCAAAGTTGGGATTCTGCTTTATGTAATATTTGCTGAGATCCTATTCTGGGCCGTTGTCGCAGGCATCTTGCACCTATTCGGCATATATTGGAAgctttaa